TCTGGAGGCTGATCAGATGGTGAGCAATTTGAAAGAATGTTTCTACTTCCTCTTCCGTTGCTAAGAAACACACTGACAATGACTAAATTTATAACTTTCAAAAACGCAAGGAGACTTGGTGGTGAGGTTTTAAAAATCTACTCGAACAGTAGATTttaaagaaagttgaaaaatccCTTTTAATTCTAATATCATGGTAAACTTGAACCCCAAAAGTTTTCGGAAGAAATCCAAATCAACTGACCTATCTGCCTATGCTGCCCTATCTTTATCTGACTTGTTAATAAGATTTCATCAATAATTTTACTTTCACAAATTGTATTTTCTGGAAGATGGAACCAGTGTCTCCCCAAAGCCTATACACTATCACAAGAATCTCAGCATCTTAGTAGCCACTGCTCCAGGTAACAATTGAAGCCCCTCTTTCGATCGCTTGGAACTCTGAACTCACCTTCCCACAGATATttgctctatttttctttaacagttcAGAAGAGTGTTCATCTTCCCTTTGCTTAGTGGAAGGGGTACTCTTTTGGTGTGATTCAGTTTCTCTTTGGGGAGGCTGGATGCATTTGTCACACTTAAATTCTGCATTTGGGGTCAATTGCACCGTCTCTTCCTTTTCACAGTTCCGCTTAAAAAGGAGCCTTCCGTTGGCAATGACAATGGAGGCAAACCTCTTGATGTCTTCTGGAAGCATCCGTGCCACCATGACAAACCTCTCAAGGTCATCTGGGCTGTTCTGGACATTGTCAGTCACAAGAACTTCCAGAGGCCAATTGCGATTATCCAAGCTTCCCTTTGTTTCAAGCAGGATGCGGTAGGAGTTGGAGATTGTCTGCATCTGGTCCCGAATTCTGTTCTGAAGGTTACTGTCAGTGAGGTTACAGGCAGTCCCATGGACTCCTCGAGCAAAATCCAGAAATTCTCTTACAGATTCTTCTATGTGCTCAGTGGACCTGTGGATTGCATCAATGTTGGCCTCCAGATAGTCTCGGAATCTCCACTTCCTACTGACAAAGAGCATCAGGCCAGCAACAGAGCTGACCACCTTGTGCTGCAAAGACATCACTGTCTCCCTGGCCACATCCAGGTCCAAGGAGAGCTCCTTTGCTGACTCCTCCGAGGAAGAGCTGGAGAAGGAGTCGGTGGATGTGGTGGAGCACAAAGAAACAATGCTGGCTCTGCTGTCAGATCTGGAACCTGATAATCTGTCTGGTTCAGGAGATCGGGAAGTTGTCCGTCTGGAGAACCATGAGGAATTATGGCCCGTGGAATTCTCTGACACCTCCTTGGCTTTCGCCAGCTCCTTCCCAGCCTGAGAAACACTCGATATTGCTTTAGGGATGTCATAAATATTGGGCTTGGTGTTCTGCTGTTCCACTCGAGGAATCAGAAAGCTTGAAGGAACCTTGTAGCTGACATCTTCATCCAAAGGAAATGTGTCTCTGGGTACAAGAAAGCCATAAGAAGGAATTTCTGGAAGACTGAGTTTTTTCTGCATGGGCACACTGGTATTCAGTTGTGGAGTGAGggacctggctctgccacctggAGGATTGTGGAAAGTGGAGCTGGAACTGGGGAAAGCGTGGAGCCTTGATTCTTCTGCAAAGCTGGGGAGAGGCGTGTGTCTGATGCTGGCCTTTCCTGGAGACACTGGAGTGTCATAAACCCATTCCGATTTCTGAGGACTTGGTAATGTGCTATAGCTGCCTTTTCTTAAGGTAGTCACTGATATCAGGGGAACACCATGCCCCTGTGGAAGAACCACACATAGTTGCCCGGGTTAGTAACTTTCAAAAGAAGGTACGAGTGCCTCGTTTAAATCTCATCGTCACTTCCCCGCTCAAGttccttcagtggctccccatttCCACTCAAGGTCCTTCACAATTCTTTTGAGCCTCATTTCTTTCCACTTCCACCATGCTGACTCCACCTTGTCTGCCACCATCTGCTTACAGGTCCAGCCACCCAAGCTGTTTACTTTTCCCTGAACTCAGAACACTGACTCATGCCACTGTATTTCATTTTACCCAAACTGGTTTTCTCTGCTCTAAAAGCCCTTGCAACCCTTTCTTTTCCATCCACCAAACTCCTATGCATCCCCCTGACACGGCTGAAAtgccagctttcttttttttttttttttttttgaggcagagtctcgctctgtcgcccgggctggagtgcagtggtcggatctcagctcactgcaagctccgcctcccgggtttacgccattctcctgcctcagcctcccgagtagctgggactacaggcgcccgccacctcgcccggctagatttttgtgtttttttagtagagacggggtttcaccgggtgagccaggatggtctcgatctcctgaccttgtgatctgcccgtctcggcctcccaaagtgctggtattacaggcttgagccaccgcgcccggcctaatgccAGCTTTCTTGTAAGATGTTCCCTAATGACCTTGGGTGTAAGTGTGTCTGTGGCACACATGTGGTAGAATCCAATTATAAACATAGATCACACAGATTTCAAATAAAGTCATTCGCCCAATACAGATAAAAGTGTACTGTATCACAGCACGCCCCTGAAGTCTGTCATAATAAGAAGCCATTATACAAttttgctctgtgccaggcactgtcccaaGTCCTTTGCAGGATTATCTCACTTAATACTCTCAGCCCATAAAAACAGAGAAGTTAAAAGACTTATCCCAAACCACATAATTAGTCCTATTCCTGAACACAAACTCAATGAGAGGTTTTACCTCAAAGGCAGTAAGGTCTCTGTTATGAGGAATTTGCATTCTAATTTTTGACTGAGCtaataacatcttttttttttttttaacttttatattttagtagagacagggtttcaccatgttggccaggctggtcttgaactcctgacttcgagtgatccacccacctcagcctcccaaagtgctgggattacaggcgcctgctaccacacccagccaatatttgtatttttagtagagatggggttttgccatgttggccaggctggtctcgaactcctgacctcaggtgatccactcgcctcagtctctcaaaatgctgggattacaggcttgagccactgcacctggccccaagcTATAACATTTCTGAGAGGATTTTTATGTGTTCATAACACCGCACCTTAGCACCTCTTCATACTTACACTTGCTTGGTCGGCTGGGGGATGGAGTCCTGCCTTCTTGGGGCTGGCTGGTATGTCATATAGCTGCTGTTTCTCTGGCTCCTGGGGAAAGACCGCAAAGGCAGACAACGTGACTGTTTCTTTCCTAATGGCTACACGTCACAAACGCGGCCTATTCCAGTGCTTTTTCCCAAAGGAAGACACAAGTTCCTGAAGACTTTTTGGTGCTTTTGGTCATGATGCTCTAATGGTGGAAATCTAGGTGACGGGTCCCCAACCTTCCTCATCTGAGGCAGTGCAGGGGACATTACAGTCCTAAGTTCTTCTCATAACAGGGTATACATTCAACAATTgactttgtgttttaaaaagagacttctaggctgggcacggtggctcacgcctgcaatcccaacactttgggaggctgagacgggcggatcacctgaggtcgggagttcgagaccagcctggccaacatggagaaacgcggTCTCTATtgcaaacacaaaattagcctggcgtggtggcgcatccctgtaatcccagctacttgggaagctgaggcaggagaattgcttgaacccgggaggtggaggttgcggtaggccgagatcgcaccattgcactccagcctgggcaataggagtgaaactctgtcccaaaaaaaaaagagacttctCAACCAAAGGTTGCGGGGGAGTGGGGCAGGGGCAACAGAGCCTAATTTAAGCAGTTGCCTAAATTAAAAATGGTAATTTATCTTAGGTTCGTCTTAAAATTAAGCCAGAGGATAAATGAGATTGAAACCTagtatgtcttctttctttttctcagtagAGATTTTCCTGTGTTTATCACTCATAtgtattctgcaaatatttaatgagtgcccACTAATGACCAGACACTAAGCTGGATGGCACTGTGCACATCACGAGAGCAATAAAAACAGGGTGTGAGAGACTCATTTGATAAATGTGCATCTTAGCAATGACCTAAGGGCCAGGCATGGCGCTTCCTAAAGATCTGATTGTCATTCCCCAGCTCAGACTCCTTCAGTGGCTTGAGATATGTACAtgatataacatattatatatctaGTGTGTACAATAattgtaaaacatatatattaggATACAAAAAACAGGTTACAAATTCCAAAGCAAGGCAAGAGAGCACCAAAACAGGTTTTgcaaataaagagagaaaaagttgGACATTGGAAGGTTTCTTTAGAGGGAGTTGGGCTGTGAGTCTCCTGAGAGCTCTCCTCAGCTGGGAAATGGGGTGCGGTGTAGCGGGGGTTGCCTTTCACTCCCCAAAAGCAAACCATCAAGTGCTCCCATGGGATCATTCAATGACTTGAGTTGTCTCCCCTGAGCTTGGGGTCACAGTGGATGGGGGCTGACTCTGGCTTGGGAAAGGTGAAGAGAGAGGGTGGCAGCCATGCCCTGGATGGCCAGTTCTCAGGGTTAGAGTGGCACCGTGCTGTGGTTCGCCTGTTCTCGGGGTCAGGACCAGGGGGAGGAGAGCAAAGCAGTTACCTTGGGCACAACATTAAGAGGGCACCAAAAAAACTCAGTCATCAAggtaaatactatttaaaatgcaatatttttaaaaatcataatgcaAAAAAATCATGAACAAAATGTCACACTTTTACATAAAGACAGGGTCTAGTGGGACTGGGATTAGGGCAAGGTGAGTGAAGTGAGTCATACAAGTGTGTCTTCATtgataacttttgtttttcttttgagacggaatctcactctgtggcccaggctggagtgcagtggcgcgatctcagctcactgcaagctccgcctcccgggttcacgccattctcctgccttcagcctcccatgtagctgggattacaggtgcccaccaccatgcccagctaatttttgtatttttagtagagaaagggtttcgccatgttggccaggctggtctcaaactcttgacctcagatgatccgcccgcctcagcctcccaaagtgctgggattacaggcgtgagccaccacacccagcccattgaTAACTTTTGCACCCAAAGCAAGCGCCTGTGCTCCTGGAGTCTATCATGGCAAAGGGAGCTTGTGTGTTTGTCATGGACCAGGCATGGCTCACACAAGAGCTGGAGCAAGAGCCAGGGAGGAATGGCTCAGGGAATCTCAGGAGGATGTGGCTGGAGATGACCTGCTTGCCCCAGAGCTAAGCGGGGAGCCAGCAGCCAGAGGAGGCGCATTTGCCCACTTGGAGGGACTTGCAGGTAAGAGATGCTCAGCAAGGAGGTGAGGGGTAGGAAGTGGGGGCAGAGGACGTGGCACTTACACGAATGccccagaagagaaagaatcagcTTGCCACACTGGCCACTGCTATTAGCACCCCTGCCAACAGAACCAGGTGAGCAGggcctttctctctgcctgcctcttGCAGCCCTGCAGAAGTCTGAGACCATCCAGTGAGTGAGAAAGGGTAGAAAACTGAGATGGTGAAACAGCAGATAACTTAGGCAGTCCCTGGAGCCCAGCCCAGCAGGCAGGCCCAAGCCGGGCAGCAGGAGGTTTGGCTTTAAATGAACTAGAAAGTTTGATTATTGCCTAGACAATTAAATTCCTCAACTGACCTGGCGAGGCTAAAGtgacctttttttaaatttttgattttttttttttttcagacagagtcttgctctgtcatccagattggagtgcagtggtatgatctcgctcggctcattgcaacctccacctcctgggttcaaatgattctcccgcctcagcctccctagtagctgggactacaggcatgaaccaccatacccagctaatttttgtattttttggagaaacgaggtttcaccatgttgatgagctggtttcgaactcctagcctcaagtgatcctcccgccttggcctcccaaagtgctgggattataggtgtgagctgctgcgcctggcctaaagtgaCTTATTACCTGTGAGTATCCAGGAAGTCACAGAGCCTGCTTGGAATTCTATTTAGACAGGAACTGTTGTTCTAAATCCTGGCTTCATAGTACAATCACctgagagcttttaaaaatcctgatgtTTGGGCCCCACCTAGGCCTGATTCCACAGTCTCTGGGGTTGGGGCACAGGCACCAGGATAGCTAAAGCTCTCAGATGCTTTTGCGTACAACAGAGGTTGGGAGCTACTGATCTCAATAGCAGATGGGTGGGGAGAACGCCACTGCAGAGCATTTGGATGGGCTAAGAAAGGAGCAAAGCTATTTTTTGATCACATGAAGCATGTCTTACAAATTTGATGTTCCCCTTAtataaaaacaagttaaaaaaaaacaacaactaaaatTTCTTCCCCCAGAGATAATCAATGTTAAGATAATCAATGATAATCCATGTTAAGACTGTGGTGCATATCCttcaaaacatcatttaaaaaaatgtgtgtgtgtgtgtatgtacacacatatatatattaaatatctattataaataatggctgggcacggtggcttatgcctataatcccagcactttgggaggctgagatgggacgattgcttgaggccaggagtttgagaccagcctggtcaacatagcaagaccccatctcaaaaagaaagagaaaaaacaatctattataaatgaaaagtaaaaatttcaaaatattcagaACTCAAGTAGTCACAATGTTTTCTAGAGCAGGACTGGGTTCCATGGGTAAAAAGGAGGTTATGAAGTTGGCCTCTGAGTGGTGATGTGTATTCTGGAGGCGGAGCCCCTGGCCTCCATGGTAATGCTGAAATGCAATATGGGTGTGAGGTCGAGAACCCCAGACTCTGGGCGCAGAGGTCTGGGTGATGCGGGGCCCCAGAACAAGGCTCACCTTCAGGACCACGGGGCCCCGGTGCTGGGTAGGCACGTCGTACACCTGGGAAGGCAGAGTCGGCAGTGAGGCCTGGGCAGGTCTGGGAAGCGTGATGATGGCcttggagagaaaggaggagagcagaggaaaaggaaatgtcaCTCTGATGATCACAGTGAGGTTCAAAGTCATCTCCCCAAAAGCAGAGACAGCTGGGTGGACACTGCTAAGGGAGTCACCTGGCACCCCCCATGGCAGGCTCTTCACTCTCAAGATAGCAGGGTACGGGTGGGAGGCTCCCTGGTGGAGGCAGCCTTCCTCGAAGGTGGCCCACGATGTCGTGCATCTGCCTCACCTGCGAAGTTCACCAGAAGCAGTTAACATGCATATTCTTGGGCCCACGCGGGTTGGACGGAGTCTCTGGGTATTGGGGTGGGGCCAGGAACCTGCAGTGTTAACAAGCttgcc
This window of the Rhinopithecus roxellana isolate Shanxi Qingling chromosome 13, ASM756505v1, whole genome shotgun sequence genome carries:
- the CASS4 gene encoding cas scaffolding protein family member 4 isoform X2, giving the protein MKGTGVVDGAPKALLARALYDNCPDCSDELAFSRGDILTILEQHVPESEGWWKCLLHGRQGLAPANRLQILTEVTADRPCPLFPRGLEEAPASSEETYQAIITLPRPAQASLPTLPSQVYDVPTQHRGPVVLKEPEKQQLYDIPASPKKAGLHPPADQASGHGVPLISVTTLRKGSYSTLPSPQKSEWVYDTPVSPGKASIRHTPLPSFAEESRLHAFPSSSSTFHNPPGGRARSLTPQLNTSVPMQKKLSLPEIPSYGFLVPRDTFPLDEDVSYKVPSSFLIPRVEQQNTKPNIYDIPKAISSVSQAGKELAKAKEVSENSTGHNSSWFSRRTTSRSPEPDRLSGSRSDSRASIVSLCSTTSTDSFSSSSSEESAKELSLDLDVARETVMSLQHKVVSSVAGLMLFVSRKWRFRDYLEANIDAIHRSTEHIEESVREFLDFARGVHGTACNLTDSNLQNRIRDQMQTISNSYRILLETKGSLDNRNWPLEVLVTDNVQNSPDDLERFVMVARMLPEDIKRFASIVIANGRLLFKRNCEKEETVQLTPNAEFKCDKCIQPPQRETESHQKSTPSTKQREDEHSSELLKKNRANICGKNPGPLIPQPSSQQTPERKHHLSEHCRLYFGALFKAISAFHGGLSSSQPAEIITQSKLVITVGQKLVDTLCMETQERDVRNEILRGSSHLCSLLKDVALATKNAVLTYPSPAALGHLQAEAEKLERHTRQFRGTLG
- the CASS4 gene encoding cas scaffolding protein family member 4 isoform X1 → MKGTGVVDGAPKALLARALYDNCPDCSDELAFSRGDILTILEQHVPESEGWWKCLLHGRQGLAPANRLQILTEVTADRPCPLFPRGLEEAPASSEETYQVPTLPCPPTPGPVYEQMRSWVEGPQPPSAQVYEFPDPPTSARIICEKTLSFPKQAIITLPRPAQASLPTLPSQVYDVPTQHRGPVVLKEPEKQQLYDIPASPKKAGLHPPADQASGHGVPLISVTTLRKGSYSTLPSPQKSEWVYDTPVSPGKASIRHTPLPSFAEESRLHAFPSSSSTFHNPPGGRARSLTPQLNTSVPMQKKLSLPEIPSYGFLVPRDTFPLDEDVSYKVPSSFLIPRVEQQNTKPNIYDIPKAISSVSQAGKELAKAKEVSENSTGHNSSWFSRRTTSRSPEPDRLSGSRSDSRASIVSLCSTTSTDSFSSSSSEESAKELSLDLDVARETVMSLQHKVVSSVAGLMLFVSRKWRFRDYLEANIDAIHRSTEHIEESVREFLDFARGVHGTACNLTDSNLQNRIRDQMQTISNSYRILLETKGSLDNRNWPLEVLVTDNVQNSPDDLERFVMVARMLPEDIKRFASIVIANGRLLFKRNCEKEETVQLTPNAEFKCDKCIQPPQRETESHQKSTPSTKQREDEHSSELLKKNRANICGKNPGPLIPQPSSQQTPERKHHLSEHCRLYFGALFKAISAFHGGLSSSQPAEIITQSKLVITVGQKLVDTLCMETQERDVRNEILRGSSHLCSLLKDVALATKNAVLTYPSPAALGHLQAEAEKLERHTRQFRGTLG